The proteins below are encoded in one region of Scophthalmus maximus strain ysfricsl-2021 chromosome 4, ASM2237912v1, whole genome shotgun sequence:
- the LOC118302554 gene encoding cAMP-regulated phosphoprotein 19, whose translation MSGDNEETHTAEETSVDDKEVQDKLISPEKAEEAKLKARYPNLGHKPGGSDLLRKRLQKGQKYFDSGDYNMAKAKIKNKQLPTAAPEKTEEITGDHIPTPQDLPQRKPSLVASKLAG comes from the exons atgtcGGGGGACAACGAAGAAACGCACACGGCCGAGGAGACTTCGGTGGACGACAAG GAGGTCCAGGACAAGCTGATCAGTCCCGAGAAGGCAGAGGAGGCCAAACTGAAGGCCAGATACCCAAATTTAGGACATAAGCCCGGAGGCTCTGATCTGCTGCGCAAACGCCTCCAAAAGGGG CAAAAGTATTTTGACTCGGGCGACTACAACATGGCTAAAGCCAAGATAAAGAACAAACAGTTGCCAACAGCTGCACCAGAGAAGACCGAGGAGATCACAGGGGACCACATCCCCACCCCCCAGGACCTGCCCCAAAGGAAACCCTCCCTGGTGGCCAGTAAACTGGCAGGCTGA